A genomic window from Periweissella cryptocerci includes:
- a CDS encoding RNA polymerase sigma factor produces the protein MLKGYSKKRIIPNLSRYIGNQSFNCWPNKAEYDDLKNEGLLLGYLLAAKQDWHTHDICAFRGLFKRAYRNFVLDHYRVQRRRTEIITEHQVALVRPDFELDPIHNVSLLQAQLTPRQYQILCSLYQGDTFRQISAKLGISITQISRERQAIQAVAREIWDDTLGA, from the coding sequence ATGCTAAAGGGTTACAGCAAAAAAAGAATAATTCCTAACCTTTCTCGTTATATTGGTAACCAAAGCTTCAATTGTTGGCCGAATAAAGCCGAATACGACGACCTCAAGAACGAGGGTCTCCTACTCGGCTATTTACTGGCAGCAAAACAAGACTGGCACACACACGACATCTGCGCCTTTCGTGGCTTGTTCAAACGCGCGTATCGTAATTTTGTCCTCGACCATTACCGAGTGCAACGTCGCCGGACTGAAATCATTACTGAACACCAAGTGGCATTGGTTCGCCCTGATTTTGAGCTTGACCCGATTCACAATGTTAGTTTGCTGCAAGCACAGCTAACACCGCGCCAATACCAGATTTTGTGTAGCTTATATCAAGGCGACACCTTCCGGCAAATTAGTGCCAAGCTTGGGATTAGTATCACGCAGATTAGTCGTGAACGCCAGGCGATTCAGGCGGTGGCGCGTGAGATTTGGGATGACACGTTGGGTGCTTGA
- a CDS encoding DNA adenine methylase — protein sequence MNTDSLTQSIKAPKPITKWTGGKRQLLPELNALKPQNFNRYFEPFIGGAAFLLDMLPEKATINDWNSELINAYRVVKDNPAALLVKLEEHQALNNNQEYEQAKEHYLEVRALDRSADWEELSIDNESNVERAARILYMLRVDFNGLYRVNSKNQFNVPYGRYKNPKIVDTDNIMAVSAYLNNNNVEILNGDFGDAVSKAVKNDFVYFDPPYAPLDATSSFTSYTAEGFGLEEQIRLRDLFNSLSESGVKVVLSNSSSELIYELYNENNAPRANIHTVGATRMINSVAAKRGKINEVIITNYPDSEAFEP from the coding sequence ATGAATACTGATTCATTAACACAATCAATCAAAGCGCCAAAACCGATTACAAAATGGACGGGGGGGAAAAGGCAATTGTTACCTGAATTGAACGCCTTAAAGCCCCAAAATTTTAACCGTTATTTTGAACCATTCATTGGTGGAGCTGCATTTTTACTGGACATGTTGCCAGAGAAAGCAACTATTAATGATTGGAATAGTGAACTAATCAATGCATATCGAGTGGTTAAGGATAACCCAGCTGCTTTGTTAGTAAAACTAGAAGAACACCAAGCGCTAAACAATAATCAAGAATACGAACAGGCTAAGGAACACTATCTTGAAGTGAGAGCATTAGACCGAAGTGCTGATTGGGAAGAACTTAGCATTGATAACGAATCGAATGTAGAACGTGCTGCACGCATTCTTTACATGCTTCGTGTAGATTTCAATGGGCTCTACCGAGTAAATTCAAAGAATCAATTTAACGTCCCTTATGGCCGTTACAAGAACCCAAAGATTGTCGATACTGATAATATTATGGCGGTGTCGGCATACCTTAATAATAACAATGTAGAAATTCTCAACGGAGACTTTGGTGATGCTGTGTCAAAGGCGGTTAAGAATGATTTTGTTTACTTTGATCCACCTTACGCACCGCTTGATGCAACTAGCTCATTCACAAGTTATACAGCTGAGGGCTTTGGACTTGAAGAGCAAATCCGTTTACGTGATTTGTTTAATTCATTGTCAGAAAGTGGGGTTAAGGTTGTTCTTTCAAATAGTTCATCAGAACTAATTTATGAATTATATAATGAAAATAACGCACCACGAGCTAACATTCATACTGTTGGGGCGACTCGAATGATTAATTCAGTCGCAGCAAAGCGCGGTAAAATCAACGAAGTTATCATTACTAACTATCCAGATAGCGAGGCATTTGAACCATGA
- a CDS encoding DNA-methyltransferase: MDIFDDALELNEEVTPYYTSEQVMLLHGDAFETLAQVKDESVDAFITDPPYFLSNGGFSNSGGKVVSVDKGDWDKAENVDVEEFYSKLLDEARRVLKPNGALWIFGTMHNIYTLGYLLKKKDWAILNNVTWQKSNPAPNLSRRMFTHSTETILWAKKEKKAKQTFNYDLMREYNGGKQMKDVWTTSTIRNSERIFGKHPTQKPLALMERIIEASTGKGDVIIDPFVGSGTTALAGMIHGRQVIGVDLETEYLDIAKARIKNQELTLDLN, encoded by the coding sequence ATGGACATATTTGATGATGCACTCGAGTTAAACGAAGAAGTAACACCATATTATACGAGTGAGCAGGTGATGTTATTGCATGGGGATGCATTTGAAACATTAGCACAGGTTAAAGACGAATCTGTTGATGCGTTTATCACTGACCCACCATATTTTCTTAGCAATGGTGGTTTTTCTAATTCAGGGGGGAAAGTTGTTTCAGTTGATAAGGGGGATTGGGACAAGGCTGAAAACGTCGATGTAGAGGAATTTTACAGCAAGTTGCTAGACGAAGCTCGTCGAGTATTGAAACCCAATGGTGCGTTATGGATATTTGGAACAATGCACAACATCTACACACTAGGCTATTTGCTAAAGAAGAAAGATTGGGCGATTCTAAATAATGTCACTTGGCAGAAGTCAAATCCTGCACCAAACCTAAGTCGCCGTATGTTTACACACTCGACTGAAACAATTCTCTGGGCGAAAAAAGAGAAAAAAGCTAAGCAAACTTTTAATTATGACCTTATGCGTGAATACAACGGTGGCAAGCAGATGAAGGACGTTTGGACGACTAGCACCATTAGGAATTCAGAACGTATCTTTGGAAAACATCCGACCCAAAAACCACTAGCATTAATGGAACGTATTATTGAAGCCTCAACAGGTAAGGGGGATGTGATTATTGACCCGTTTGTTGGGTCAGGAACAACTGCATTAGCTGGGATGATCCATGGTCGTCAAGTCATAGGTGTAGACCTAGAAACAGAATATTTAGATATTGCTAAGGCTAGAATTAAGAATCAAGAATTGACGTTAGACTTAAATTAA